The genomic segment AATCAACCTTTAAACATGGGGCAGGATGTCTCTACCGCCACCTGCTGGACCGGAGCACTCAACCTGCACATAGCTAACCAACTAGCTTTATAATTAACTTAAAGGTTCCCtgtgtataatttagtgacatctagtggtgaagtggcacgttgcagctgaatgAACCTCACCttatcccccaaaaaattattttcatctATAGCGTATACAAAGCACCTTGAGCTGCATTTCCTGTATGAAAGGTGTTATACTAATATCCTTATCATTATTATggttattattaatgttatttattttctctgcctgATAGACTGGTATACAAATAAAGCAGATAATAATACAGTAAAAAATATGCAATGACAATATTGATCAgagggaaaagaagaggagtTAAAAGTTCTAATACACAAATCTCATAGAACgctgcaaaaaataaaacgtTATTGAGAGAGAAGGAAATGGACTCTAGTAATAATAAGATGGATGTCTTCACTATTCATTACTTAATTACTTAGTTCCTGATACAATCTGAGGCCCCGGTATTGTAGTATTAAAGcgtataaataattaaaacatcctTAAGTTTGTAAAAGATTAGAACACTTTGTAAAGTGTCTGGGAGTCTCCACCAGCACAGAATGTTCCTGTTCCTGAGTGTTGatatgtgaataaatgtttgCATGAAGCCAAAAGGTAAAACAGAGGCTGAAAATCcaaaaaagttaaaagtttAATGTGATAGATTGTGAAACAAACTCTAAAATTGTAGAAATCTGAAAAAATGTCGACTCCAACAAGACTCAGCTTTTTATTTGGAACAAGGagaacattattattatcattattactattAGACGTAGTAGTTGTTGTACTCGTAgaaatagtagtagtagtagtagtactagtaATATTATAAGTTGTATTAAaattagaaatacaaaacaagCGAACCTGTCAGTTTTGCAACCCCCCCTTTTGCACTTCATATTTCCGACGGTCCCTCAACGCATCACAAGCCTTTAAAATCTTTGTAAACACGGCGGTGCGTCTTCTACGTAAACTGCGCACACGTCGGTGTCTTCAAACCTGTGGCCGACCGACTTCGGGCGTAAACTCTGTTCGCGAATAGCCGGAGGAGGCGCAGCGCCGCGTCCAGTGCGCAGTGCTCGGGGAcgcggagcagcagcagcagccagctggGAGGATCCAGATGTGACCGAGGCTCCAGGAGACGCTTCCCCACCCACAGAACCCCGGAGCAAGGCATGGGCAGCGGCGCACGCGGCGGTCTGAACCCCGAACGCCTCCACCTCTCCGCCGGACACCGACTCCTGCTACTCGGCGGCGGATCCGGGAGGAACTAGCTTGAGGACCGCCAGCGAGCTAGCAGCACAGGCTAGCGaggctaagctaagctaggctaGCTGCCTCTTATCATAGCCCCCCCGCAACGAATCTTCCCTGCTCGCCCCCGACACGTGCACAGGAGGACAACATGGTGAGACGTTTCATTTGATTAAATCTGCTGTTTGTCCCCGGGACACGTTAAAGTCTCAGTTTGTCCCATCAGAGCTGTCAGAGGGCCAGGTAGCTAGCTTAGCATGCTACAGGGCTGACAGCTCCTGTCACCTGCCTGTGGCTGGCATCCAGACAACACTGGAGTCAATAGACATGATGGTTCAAAACCCAAATGTCCCCACGTTGCAGGGTCCGTGAGAGCAGCTGTAGAACATCAACCTTTCATTCTCCACCTTTTTCTACTTTATGAAAATTTCATATTTACCAATTGGGACCTTGTCTTTTTTGATGGAAGCTCAAATCCCATTGGTCAaagaataataacataatataatacaacaataataacaattagATAAGAACTTGCTTGCTGCACTGAATAACATTGTGTtgacatgaagaagaaagactGGACGTGTTGTTAAACTCTTTATTTCCTTCCTTATATGAAATATAACCTCCCTCTTAACTTCTCTCCTTGTGGCGTACAGTGAATTACAAGTGTGTCATATTTAGTATAATAAAGAGTGTGATGCAGTATAAGAAGTATAGATAAAtcatgtgtgtaaatatgtCATGTGGCTACAAAGAAGAGTTTAGGTTGTGATAATGAAATAAGTAAAATCAGCATGTTACAGTCTGTTCATACGCAGACATGCTTACCTACATACATGTATTGCCTCCACCCTGTGCTGGAATATATATTGCGtaataacaaaacatgtgatAAATACAGTCTAAAGTCTAAACAAGCAGTTTTGTATCTTATGTAATGCTTATTTTTGTAAGTTTAGAATTGACAAACCAGTTGAATAATAGTGGGAAAGACAAGTTGGATTATGGCAAAGTTCATAATCAGATGCTTCTTCTCCAGATCTTAATGATTTCAAGGTACCTCACCAGAGACACTGCAGGAATATTCAATACCTTCTCACCCAGAATTAATTTGGTCTGTAAAGACCCTGTTTTATACTCAAACAGCTGAGATTGGGTTAAACTCTGCTCTTTTTGggcatgtgtttttattatgaataaatatttaaagttcaTTAAATATGAACTGTGTGTTCTTATCcaaggacaaaaacacacacacacattttatccTTGGAGCACAGACCAGACTCTAATTTGTGTTTAACAACCTTAATCAGATCAACACACAGTTTTATCTTGTTGGCTTGTTACTCAACAGACTCTGAGTCAGTTCCAGTAAAACTGAACTGACTTCATTTTTTGCATTCTTTAAAGTTTGCATATTTAACCCTTAACTGAATAGAAGTGCACAGTGTTCAGTCCTGATACTTCTTCTTTCAACAACATGATCTGGCCCATTTATTAAAGAGCATTTATACGTTGCTCTGgaaagtttttttgtgtgtctgtgactttATTATCTATATTAAATACACAGCTGCacataatgaaaacattgatcTTATGGTTAGTTACTCAGCCCTGTTGCTAGAAACCCACGTGATGCACAAGATTGTTGTGCTAATGTTGTCcccattgtgtgtttgtgcatatgcaGGTGTACCTGTTGAATTCTATAGAGAACCTAAGGAGCCACATCAACAACCGTCCCCCACTGGTCATTTTTATGATCAGTGTCAGTGCGTTGGCCATCGCCTTCCTGACCATCGGTTAtttcttcaagattaaagagaTAAAGTCTCCGGAGCTGACCGAGGTGAGTCACTGCGATGAGATGGAAGTACATAGTGTGCTCCTCTAGGTACCTCCAGTAAAGTGTGGTCACAGACGATGGTAAATGTTGTGTCATGACCTTTTGTGCCACCGGGATTCATTCGCCCCCAAAAGGTTTAAAACATGCTGCATTTAGTGTGTGACCTATTAAGCATTTTCTAGTCTCATCTACTCTGGTCTGCAGGTCTGAATCCAGGATTTCTAGATAAACGGTGCAAGCCTCACATCTCATTTGATCCCAGTGTGGACGTAGTCTGCATTTTATTTCCCAAACAGATTGTGCATGTATGGAAATAAAGCTTTGCATGTGCCATTGATTCGGAAGCAGATGCAaatcataagctgctttcagacacgaACACATGAAAACGTCCAGATAATTGGGTGCAGACATTTTCTGGTAACATCCACATGGCAGAATGTGACGTATAGACTCCACTGTgagaatcacatgtttttgtttaaaagctCTTGAATCAAATGTTCCATCCAATTGATATTGTCGTCATCTTCCAGGTTCACgtctcctcttttttcatccTGGGATAATCGTATTATTCCAGTGTTGCGTCTGTCGTCCACAAACCCACTCGCTCTATGTGAATTTTCCACATAGGCTCACGTGGACATTTCACTGGAGGGGGCAGGGCAAGACAAGTTCTGGATAATGTCCAaagcaactgacttggacatttgtgtCCTCTGGTAAATTTCAGGGAAATGCACAGAGTTCagttcacgtctgaaagcagctttaaaggcTCGAGGTAGTAACCTGCTCACTGTACGTATTCATACATGTGACTAAACAACTGGATATATAGCAAGTTGTTTGAAATATTGTGAGCCAAACAAAACTTGAATATTACAAGGGAGGCTCTATGTATTCCACATCATATGTCTCCACCAATCAaatccctctttctcctcaccAGGACTGGAACACCTTCCTGCTGCGCTACAACGAGCTGGACGTGTGCGTGTCGGAGAACGAGACGATAAAGCATGGCCTGAACGAGTCCACCACACCGGACAGCCTGGTCGTGACCAGTGGCCAGGCTCGCTCCAGCACCCAGACCCCCCTCCTGCTGGACGACTCGGGTGCCATCAACATCTCCGTCCCCATCACGCTCACGCTGGACCCGCAGCGCCCGTTCGGAGGCTACTCGCGCAATATCACCCACCTGTATGCCACCGTGCTGGGGCAGCAGGTCGGCCTCTCTGGTAGGTTGGTTTTGCACTAAAACTAAATGCTTAAGATGTTTAACACGCTCGTAAGATATTATTTTAATAGTATTGTCAGACATCAAGGAGAAAGTTTCACAAACACACGGCTAAAGGAACGTCTGAAAGTGGTCTGAGGGATCAGATCTCAAAGTCTTGGGTGCACTGGATTTTCACCTGAGCCATGATGCATGTTAATGCCAGGTGTGCACAGAGCCATAGTGAACTAACAGTAGCCGCCTTGTGTTACTAAAAGCTGTTCCCATTCAGCCCTGCGATAGGTTTCAGATGTAAAGGTCTCAGACGTTTAGGTCTCAGACTTAAAGGTCTCATATTTAAAGGTCTCAGACTTTTAGGTCTCAGAACGCAGAGACAAACTGAAGAGTAATTACCATGAGCTTTGAATGTGTAtgtacagtgtttgtttgaacatttacttttttccCTGTGGCAGCTCACACTCAATAATCATGTCCGTCGTCTTAACGAGGATGTAAGAAATGACTTGTGTTTCAGGCTGGAGGGAAACTGGTGAAGTTCTAATATAACTTTAAGCAGCTGAAAGTAAATGTCCCACTCAAATCAGGTGTCATCTTCCATCTATTACAATCGATCCAATCTATTAACTGGTGATTGAGTGAAGTGTATCTGGATTCAGAGGAGTATGTggtctcagcccccccccccccccccccaaggcaAATGGTTAAGTTGGCGCTGGTACAGAATTGACAGAACACTTTACGTGCCggatgttttcctgtttgtctttaaCTGTTCGCTGCTAAAGGTCTCAGACCTTTGCCTGAAACTCGTAACTTGTTGAAAAGGAATGGATGAGAAAAGTCAGTAAGGATTTTTGTACATGTGGTAATGCGCAGAGTGAGTAGTCCGGTTTGAAACACTgtacaggaagaggaagtggattCCTCTGAGCTGCCAGTACCTGCCTACATTCACATTTGACTGTTTGTCAACTTTTTAAATGACACACAGTCAAATGTTTTCAGACTTTTAGGTCTCAGAAAGAATTTGAATGTGAAGGCATATCATTTGTCAAGCAGCCCAGTGTATAGTATTTTTCCCAGCAGACATGTTAACTGGTCCCAGAACGGGAATGGTATTGGTATTGGCATTGTGTCACATGGTCAAGTCTTACTGGGAAACTTCAATTGAACAGAGCCAGTGGAGGATGCTTCTTCTAAAGTTGTGAGATAGCCGTGAGAAAggtgtattttatttacatattcactCAGGCACATTTAGACGactaatatctatgagtgtgtgaaatgtggagGAGGTGTGAGCAGATTTCTTTATACTTATCTTCTTATGGGAATTTGTAGATTAAATGACGTAGAGTGACCAGGTGATGACGAACTACAGCTGTAATCAGGTGTTTGACTTCTGAGAACAGAAACTCGTCCATGTTTGTTCTCCTGGATTCACACGTCCATACTCAGGAGTCCACCGAGTTTGAATCATAATCCTATAATCTCCACAGTCTGTTGGTTATTATCAGGGGAGAAGCTTGACATGACAGGTAATACTGCTGTTGTGACTGTGCCTGGCTTCATACCTGAGGGAATAACCGTGTACAAGCTGTTCAGACAGTTTGAGGATCTGATGATCGCCTCGGAGGCTGGAGGCTCCTCTCTGGAGGCCTGTTCCATGTTTCAGTCCCATCATTATTGTTCCCAtatcaacaataacaacaatgtgGATTATTAAGTTGGACGTTTATGAACTGTGCATGTTTTCTGGCTGACAATTACAACccaaagtaaaaagtaaaaaacagaaAGCCAGAGGAGTTTGAAGTCCTCGTAGAATCATGTAAATCTCCTGATGATGTGTTAttcgtttgtgtttgtgtgtttaggcCGGGAAGCCCatgaagaaataaacatcaCCTTCACCCTGCCTGTGTCCTGGAACTCGGACGACTGTGTGCTGCACGGACACTGCGAGCAGGTGGTGTTCAGCACGTGCATGACCATCACAGCGGCCAGCAACATCTTCCCAGTCACAGTGTGAGTTGGAACGTCTCCCCGACTCACGGGACAGAGCTTTGTGTCTCTGCCCAGAGCTGCTGACGACTGatgaagtgaaaaacacaggGTCCCAGTGTGTTTTATATCTCCATGTCATTTCCCAGTGTTCAATTTGACGAATCCACAAAGTTTAATCTAAGTAATAagtgtgtctgcagctctgtcCCAGTATATCGAGTCTTGTTATGCCTCCACATCTAAATGATTAGATTTTGGTCGTCTAaggtcaaagtcaaagtcacagtgacctcacaaaaccctTTATGGCTcgttaatgttttatttcaacaacGCTGcaaagtattttctttttcaatttgacACAAATGTTGGTTTGGACTCACAATTAATCTGATTCGGTTtggatggtcaaaggtcaaaccaCAAAGCGGCCTCACAAAATAATATGATATCTTACGACTGCCtttaaggaaataaataaatcaggttTATCTTTGACCAGAAGATTAAATGATTAGATTTCACGGTTTAGATTTTCTGTCCCAGTGACCTCGTACGAGtctggaaaacaaatgtgtgtagACTGAATCTGCAGAGGCATATAACTGCAGTGTGGTGTTTATGGTTTTAtggtttttatttgatgtgtttttatctcTGGCTGCTTCGATGTCACCCTCATATAAAATATCCATGttccattttctttaaaagctccaatattaaaaacaagacattacgAAACAAAGAATCAGAGAAACAGTATCTTcgactcttcttctctcataACCACTGTACTGAactgttgagtgtgtgttttggtttgcAGGCAGCCGCCCCACTGCGTGCCGGAGACGTACACCAACGCCACCTCCTGGTACAAGGTGTTCACCACAGTCCGAGACTCAGACACCAAGTACAGTCAGGACTACAACCCCTTCTGGTGTTATAAAGGAGCCATCGGCAAGGTGTACCACGCTCTCAACCCAAAGCTCACCGTCATCGTTCCAGATGTGAGTCAAAACCACCGTCTATTCCCCAGAGTCAcggtttttatttcttttctttttcacacatACATTAAAGTATTTTCAAACAGCTTTTTAATTGTTAATAAAGTGTTTTACATCTAAATTCACGTACATTTCTTGCTagaatgttgttttctttaaagtcaTTGCAGCACAACAGAGGACGACTGAGTCTTTGCAGTTTAGAGTCACTCACTCGTAGCAAAGCCATTAAGTCTCGGCTCCATCTATACTGTTGGCAGTAGACTGGTCCTGGATCCCATTGATCCCATTCACCGTCCTCAACTGGGCACTGAATGCTGCCGCATACAATTAAGGGAACACGTGCTGGTGCCTGCACGGTCACCTGAGCtcttcaacaaaacaaaagagacCTATCGACTGACGGAGcttctgttttcctcctgttttccttttattttgaaaaaattgaGCCTAAATAGCTTTGAagatttattgatttttcttttcttgtgaCGTGTTTATCTTTCCTAGCAATGCAGTTATAAGCTATAGTCTTGTATTGCAtcagtacattttttaatttgtgtagaAGTGTTCATGTGATTCTCATGACACCCTCTCGTTTCTCACAGGATGACCGCTCTCTCATCAACCTGCACCTGATGCACACTagctacttcctgtttgtcatgGTCATCACCATGTTCTGCTATGCAGTCATCAAGGGGCGGCCGGGCAAAGTACGACAAACCAGCCATGACTTCTGCCCCGAGAAGGTACAACAGACACCAGCCGAGCTAAATGACGTGCACAGGTAGTTCCAGCCGAGCGTCGGTTGACCACTGATTGGTTAAAAGACGTGATTCCGATCACAACAGTGATTCTGTGTTAAtcatcaaaatatattaatcaatacaaatgttttttttcttccatgtcTTGTAATAATGTGGGACTTTTACACCTTATTAACTAACAAAGAGCAAATGGTCATATttcatataattattattaacaaataaagaTCCTCCCCTCAGGTCTAATTCCCTGTTGtagcacaacacacaacagcaggtgGAGCTGAGCTGAAGTTCAGTGGTTCTTCTGTTTACACATACAAATGTGTGCATTGAATTTTGATACCagcaagtattttttttttttcttaattagATTCTGACTCATTATAGGGGGATGATACCAATATCAGGGAGTCAAGATACATATCTAAAAATacaatatcatatatatatatagtctttTACATTTAACCATATCTTTATTGTAGATAACTATAAATATAAgataacaaatatatacaacTTATATTAAGAAAATTAGCAAAACATAATGAAAcatcaaatgtaaatatattttctgcattctttacattttacttaaaaatcatgtttattttaacatttttttaattatttgtattattaattcCAGTTTGAAAACAATCAACAACAGCAATCttaggatttattttgaatttaataaatctgtatcagaaatgttttactccCTTTATAACAGTATTTGCATCGGCCCCCAAAAATCCACCCCCCTTTAAAAGGGACATTTCAGAGATGGTTTGCTCCAGTTTAATTCCAAAGAGCTTAATCAGTTTATGAGATATGTTAAATAatcttttctgtcctcttttACTCATCTAATTTCCCCGCTGCTGTTCTTCTCACTAacccttgtgtgtctgttgcagtAACCCCGTGTCATGTCTCTCTGTTGCAGGTGGCGCTCTCAGACTGTTAAAATGATGTGAGAGAGCTTTGTCAGAACTTAACTGCAAAAACGGacaaactcaaaaaaaaaaaaagactcggacgaagaataaaacaaacataccAGTTGCCTAGTGAACCCTGGAAATAAAATTAAGGGACTGGAAAAGCTCTGTGAATGCATTACTCCTCGCAATGTTGGGTTTCTCCAACCAAAGATATACAAGTGCCTGTATCTGTGGTGTAAATATTTGTAGGAACTCTGATAATCTGTGCAAGACCcttatgttcttttttttttcactatgATTCTGATTCTTTGCCTGGGTTCCCCTCGTGCCATGTCCGCACACGCAGTACAGACCCGcagtacagacacacagccaacgGCCACATTCAAGAACTTCATCgccactttttcattttttattataaggAAGAtcaagaagaggaaggaggtgttgggggggggggttacactTCTCTAAATGTTTTTTGGGTTTTTCATAGACTGTGAATAACGATGGACGAATAAAGAAATGAAgctaataattaataaaaccCAACTTATGAAGCATCAGTGTGATTGGTCCacgtcccgtctgctaacatggaggagacgggCACTCGACTCATTTTGGGGAATCGGACGTTTTGGAGACGACCCACGATGATGAGCAAGATGTCAGGTCGCTTGAAAACAAAACGTTTAAGtgactgaaatgaaaagctGGGTTGAGGATGACGAGATGCTTGTGTCGAACGTTTTATCTCAGCTTCAACACGGAGGAGAATGAATGAAGCATGTTGCTCTGCACCAAACTCCACAGCAGCTCGTCACAACTCGTTAATTCAGATGAACTCTTCGTATTCCGATTATTTCTGATGTCGCAGTCCAAGAGGCTGCACAACCTGTGgttaaaaatatgatttttctgCCTTTTGATTATTTCAGTAATTCagtaattatttcattattcttTGTGACTCACCTGCCTCTCGTGGTTCGTCAGCTGCCGGTCGCTCTGCAGCACATGTACAGTCTCTATAGCCTCTGTTGCACCTGGATGGAGTAAACATATGATTCTTGCCTTATACCTACACTACGATTGACTTGCTTGCTTgacacagaaataataatagGCCAGGAGATGGTTCTCTCTTTCCAGTGTGAACactccagtctcctcctcctgttctatTCCACTTCGATGAGCCGGTGGTCGCAAAGCAAAAGttgtgaccttttttttttgatctCTTAATTTTAATGTCAAGTTGAGTTGTTTTATGATgggaaggttttttttaataattttcttGTGCTTTGATTTTAAGTGAAGCAATATAAGTTGCACGCGTTTGCGTCATTTCTGCACCTTTTAGATTTCTTGCacgttttgtgtcattttaaacGAATGGCCAAAATCAAATGTGAACTGATGTGAAACTACGAAGTTGGACTCCAACGAAAAGTAAATAATAAGTAGAATAGAACCAAGTAAAGTGGATTCCAGTGACTTTGCATTCAGAGAGAAAGTTTatggattgtttttttctttcccaccGTAAACATGAATCATGattaaataacttaaattatttttgtagacacaaatcaacacagacaacaaaatgtgcaaaaactCGCTCGGTGTTTGAAAGTGAGTGTTGAGTGAGTTTTCGGTGAATAAAGGCGGCTTCAGCTTGTGATTCTCTCAAAGTCTGATCCAGTATCTGGATACTTGTAAATGTGAAAGTCAGAAGGTTATGAGTCTGTATCGAATTGacagcacagaaacaaaaacatattcacCCTAGTGGTCAAACTTTGAACTGCAGCTTTAAGGATCCAGCTCTTGCTCTTCCAGTGGTTATTTAATCCATATTTTAACTTTGACAATCAtgtattaaatcacattttatttgaaatttacagaaaaaaaaaaaactgtactcGAATCACattagattattatttttattaataacatACTGATTCTTAAAGGAAAACCAGAGAATAATAGAACAGTCTAAATCCGCCTTTAGTTTGTTTATGGACgactttatttctttctttttaggTTTTACTTACCTCGTTATAATTCTGTTCCATATTTGAAATACCTGTTGAATGTACTTTTTCAAAGAAGCATCATTGAATCTGAGATGTGAGAATTCCAAGTGATTTTGAAACGTGTCGTAGTTTctagttgttttcatttttgtttctgaTTGAAAGGTTTTACTTGAATTGAAAAGTGGGTTTCGTGAGAAGGTTTTTATCCGTTTGGGGCATTGTATCAAACTCTTTGAACATTCATTGTTGGATtatcacgtgtgtgtgtgtctgttgtgcgtCAGTGGAAGAGTGAGAGGTTTCGACTTTTGGGGtgtgctcttttcttttcttttcctcctgacTGAACGATGCTGGGACAAGTCTTCCTGAGTCTGATCTCAATGTTTTCATATCCGGGATGGTTGTTagcacggtgtgtgtgtgtgtgtgtgtgtgtgtgtgtgtgtgtgtgtgtgtgtgtgtgtgtgtgtgtgtgtgtgtgtgtgtgtgtgtgtgtgtgtgtgtgtgtgtgtgtgtgtgtgtgtgtgtgtgtgtgtgtgtgtgtgtgtgtgtgtgtgtgtgtgtgtgtgtgtgtgagcgaaaGAAACTTGATGGTGTGAAAGATGCTTGCATGATATGTTTGTTTTGCCATAataattaaagcaacactgtgtaacTTTGTAATTaggcaacagcgccctctgcagcctcaCAAGGGGATTACGTCTGTTTGGCTCTGAGCTTTGAAGTCGTCGGATTCTCTCGGACAAACCAAACAACTTCCTCTGTGTCCgttaaaacataaataacaatCTCTTTAGCTCGGATCAGACAAGTTGGCGTTGAGTCGACTTCCCGTTTAATGATTCGATCGATTGTCAATATCGTCCGATGTGCAAAGTCCAGATACTGGACCGAGGATGAGGACTCGTAGTGAGAATAAGAGGAAAGATTCTCTCTAGTCACTGAATCATCAACTCCTTTAGAAGCTTCTGTTTTAAGGTGAACAAGTTGTTCAGTGTTGCTCTAATGATCTGTTTCCATGtgattttctgtctttgtctcttcttGCAAAATGCCTTAACATTGTTCACAAAcattagatttttctttttttaaataatacaacGCGCCGGCTTTTGAAACTCAAATCTAAAACAGACTTCTCATGATACGACCTCTGAGCTGAAGAGACTCAGTGTTTTGAATCTACTCCACTTATATATCGACTGGAGGCGTTTTTTTCTTCCACGTTCAGAAATCGGTCAGAACGAACAGGAAGCTGGAGCACGAGGCGGCCgtctcatcatcctcctccgtCATGTCAGCAGCGCTTCACTGAGTATTAAGCCGACTCTGTGCCTTCTGCACTACGGAGctgcacccccaccccctgtTCATCCGGTAGATAGGACCATAGGTTTCATGTGGCTGTAGGTCATCAGCTGAACCCTTCTCTTCTCCAGTGGAACTGCTGTAAATGAATTCAAGTTTAAATAAACTGTCTCAATGATAAACCTGCACTTGTCTCACACTCATGTTTGTCTTATCTGCTCCTTTAGAGGAAGATTGATGAAGTGCCAGTGGAAGTAACTTGGACTTATTGGCTGGTAGTGACTGTCCGAGTGTCGGAGCTGAAGTTTAGGGctcattctctgtgtgtgtgttggaattaaaggttaaatattttatatttgtattttcgttattatcaaaaaaagaaaatgcgtCTTTCTCTAAACTCAGAAACCGATGAAAACTGCTCACATCTAACAAATTAAGATTATTAAAATGGGAACTGATGTTTctaaattgtgtatttattgcATATTGTTTTCAGCTGTGGTTTTGAAACTCAGTGGTTCATTAACATATTTCTAACAGTTTCAGGACAACACATATGACATGTGGGCTCAGTCAGGTGTTGAATATACAGACACAACTAGTTTGTATAAATCATTAGATGTTTTGGTATTTCAtgacaataaaaatacagaatttcaCCAGATTTGTGCTACACTATGAGAATGGGTAAATTCTCATAGTGTTTACTAAACGAATACATCAAA from the Platichthys flesus chromosome 15, fPlaFle2.1, whole genome shotgun sequence genome contains:
- the tmem248 gene encoding transmembrane protein 248 isoform X2, with amino-acid sequence MVYLLNSIENLRSHINNRPPLVIFMISVSALAIAFLTIGYFFKIKEIKSPELTEDWNTFLLRYNELDVCVSENETIKHGLNESTTPDSLVVTSGQARSSTQTPLLLDDSGAINISVPITLTLDPQRPFGGYSRNITHLYATVLGQQVGLSGREAHEEINITFTLPVSWNSDDCVLHGHCEQVVFSTCMTITAASNIFPVTVQPPHCVPETYTNATSWYKVFTTVRDSDTKYSQDYNPFWCYKGAIGKVYHALNPKLTVIVPDDDRSLINLHLMHTSYFLFVMVITMFCYAVIKGRPGKVRQTSHDFCPEKVALSDC
- the tmem248 gene encoding transmembrane protein 248 isoform X1, which produces MVYLLNSIENLRSHINNRPPLVIFMISVSALAIAFLTIGYFFKIKEIKSPELTEDWNTFLLRYNELDVCVSENETIKHGLNESTTPDSLVVTSGQARSSTQTPLLLDDSGAINISVPITLTLDPQRPFGGYSRNITHLYATVLGQQVGLSGREAHEEINITFTLPVSWNSDDCVLHGHCEQVVFSTCMTITAASNIFPVTVQPPHCVPETYTNATSWYKVFTTVRDSDTKYSQDYNPFWCYKGAIGKVYHALNPKLTVIVPDDDRSLINLHLMHTSYFLFVMVITMFCYAVIKGRPGKVRQTSHDFCPEKVQQTPAELNDVHRWRSQTVKMM